Sequence from the Enhydrobacter sp. genome:
CGAAGCGCTGTCGATGGCGCTCGCCATCCGGCTCGGGGCACCGGTCGACATCGAATCCCTCGCCGTCTGAGGCCAGTTGAGATTTCCGCCGCAGCGGCCGACAGTGGCCGGCCGAACCCCCGGGGTGCCGACGACATGGATGCGATCGACCGCAAAATCGTGACCCTGCTGCAGGACGATGCCAGCCTGTCGCTGGCCCAGATCGCCCATCGGGTCGGCCTGTCGCAAAGCCCGTGCTGGAAGCGCATCCAGCGGCTCGAGAAGTCGGGAATCATCCTGAGGCGGGTGGCCCTGGTTTCGCCTGAGGCCGTCGGCATGAGCCTCACCGTCTTCGTGTCGATCGAAACGGGCGATCATTCGACGGCATGGCTGTCGAAATTCGCCCAGACGGTGACGGCAATGCCCGAGGTGATGGAGTTCCATCGCATGGCCGGCGACATCGACTACATGCTGCGCGTGGCGGTCCCGAACATGCAGGCCTACGACGCCTTCTACAAACGCCTGATCGACACCATGCCGCTCAAGAACGTCACGTCGCGCTTCGCCATGGAACGCATCAAGTCGACCACCGCCTA
This genomic interval carries:
- a CDS encoding Lrp/AsnC family transcriptional regulator — translated: MDAIDRKIVTLLQDDASLSLAQIAHRVGLSQSPCWKRIQRLEKSGIILRRVALVSPEAVGMSLTVFVSIETGDHSTAWLSKFAQTVTAMPEVMEFHRMAGDIDYMLRVAVPNMQAYDAFYKRLIDTMPLKNVTSRFAMERIKSTTAYPLAADARNPREPRKKR